The proteins below come from a single Saccharophagus degradans 2-40 genomic window:
- the rplD gene encoding 50S ribosomal protein L4 translates to MELSIATPQGAKGTVSVSEAAFGREFNQDLVHQAVVAFMAGARQGTKAQKNRAAVSGGGKKPWRQKGTGRARAGTIRSPLWRSGGVTFAAEPRDHSQKLNKKMYRAAIRCILSELARQERLVVVEEFDLDAPKTKDLVQKLAQFDLADVLIIGEDVSENLYLAARNLHKVDVRDVNGLDPVSLIRFDKVVVTVAALKKLEEVLV, encoded by the coding sequence ATGGAATTAAGTATTGCTACACCACAAGGCGCGAAGGGCACAGTTAGTGTTTCTGAAGCGGCTTTTGGCCGAGAATTTAATCAAGATCTTGTTCATCAAGCTGTTGTTGCCTTTATGGCTGGTGCTCGTCAGGGTACTAAAGCTCAAAAGAACCGCGCTGCGGTTTCTGGCGGCGGCAAAAAGCCTTGGCGTCAAAAGGGAACTGGCCGTGCGCGTGCCGGTACTATCCGAAGCCCATTGTGGCGTTCAGGTGGTGTTACTTTTGCTGCTGAGCCTCGCGATCATTCGCAAAAGCTGAACAAAAAAATGTACCGTGCAGCGATTCGTTGCATATTGTCTGAGTTGGCTCGTCAAGAGCGCTTAGTTGTAGTTGAAGAGTTTGACTTGGATGCTCCAAAAACTAAGGATCTAGTTCAGAAGCTAGCTCAGTTCGATTTGGCGGACGTTTTAATTATTGGTGAAGACGTAAGTGAAAACTTATATCTAGCCGCACGTAATCTTCACAAGGTAGATGTTCGTGATGTTAACGGTTTAGATCCTGTTAGCTTGATCCGCTTTGATAAGGTTGTTGTGACCGTTGCAGCCCTTAAAAAACTTGAGGAGGTGCTGGTATGA
- the rplW gene encoding 50S ribosomal protein L23 encodes MNLERLYKVLLGPVISEKSAVVADKGNQVVFKVVKTATKPEIKAAVEKLFNVNVRDVRVLNVKGKTKRTRFGLGQRSDWKKAYVRLEQGQEIDFAIAE; translated from the coding sequence ATGAACTTAGAGCGCCTATATAAAGTTCTTCTTGGTCCTGTTATTTCTGAAAAGTCAGCTGTAGTTGCTGATAAAGGTAATCAGGTTGTTTTTAAAGTAGTTAAAACAGCCACTAAGCCAGAAATTAAAGCAGCCGTAGAAAAACTGTTTAATGTAAATGTTCGAGACGTTCGCGTATTAAATGTTAAAGGCAAAACTAAGCGTACTCGCTTTGGTTTGGGCCAGCGCAGCGACTGGAAAAAAGCCTACGTACGACTAGAGCAAGGTCAAGAAATTGATTTTGCCATAGCGGAATAA
- the rplB gene encoding 50S ribosomal protein L2, whose amino-acid sequence MPIVKRKPTSAGRRFVVNVVNADLHKGAPHAPLLEKKSKSGGRNNNGRITTRHIGGGHKQHYRVIDFRRNKDGIPAKVERLEYDPNRTAYIALVCYADGERRYIIAPKGVKAGDVIQSGDAAPIKPGNALPLRNIPVGSVVHCIEMKPGKGAQIARSAGTSVQLVAREGQYCTLRLRSGEMRKILSECRATLGEVSNSEHNLRSLGKAGASRWRGVRPTVRGVAMNPVDHPHGGGEGRTSGGRHPVSPWGTPTKGYKTRSNKRTDKMIVRRRNKK is encoded by the coding sequence ATGCCTATTGTAAAACGTAAGCCTACTTCAGCTGGTCGTCGCTTTGTAGTTAACGTAGTTAACGCTGATCTACATAAAGGTGCACCGCATGCTCCTTTGTTAGAAAAGAAAAGTAAAAGCGGTGGGCGAAACAATAACGGTCGCATCACTACTCGTCACATTGGTGGTGGACACAAGCAGCACTATCGCGTTATCGACTTTCGTCGTAACAAAGATGGAATCCCTGCTAAAGTTGAGCGTTTGGAATACGATCCAAACCGCACTGCCTACATCGCGCTAGTATGTTATGCCGATGGTGAGCGTCGCTACATTATCGCTCCAAAAGGTGTTAAAGCTGGTGATGTGATTCAGTCTGGTGATGCTGCTCCAATCAAGCCTGGTAATGCCCTGCCTTTGCGCAACATTCCAGTTGGTAGCGTTGTTCACTGTATTGAAATGAAACCAGGCAAAGGTGCTCAAATTGCACGCTCTGCAGGTACATCGGTTCAGTTAGTTGCTCGTGAAGGTCAATACTGCACCTTGCGTTTACGCAGCGGTGAGATGCGCAAAATTCTTTCAGAATGTCGCGCAACTCTAGGTGAAGTGTCTAACAGTGAACACAATTTACGTTCACTTGGTAAGGCTGGTGCTTCACGCTGGCGTGGTGTTCGTCCAACCGTTCGCGGTGTAGCGATGAACCCAGTTGATCACCCGCACGGTGGTGGTGAAGGCCGTACTTCTGGTGGTCGTCATCCTGTATCACCTTGGGGTACGCCTACTAAGGGTTATAAGACTCGTAGTAACAAACGAACTGACAAGATGATTGTTCGTCGTCGCAATAAGAAGTAA
- the rpsS gene encoding 30S ribosomal protein S19, translated as MPRSLKKGPFIDHHLLSKVEAAAEKNDRRPIKTWSRRSMILPNMVGLTLAVHNGRQHVPVLVNEEMVGHKLGEFAVTRLYRGHVADKKAKR; from the coding sequence GTGCCACGTTCACTGAAGAAAGGTCCCTTTATCGATCATCACCTGCTAAGCAAGGTGGAAGCGGCTGCAGAAAAGAATGACCGTCGCCCAATTAAAACTTGGTCACGTCGTTCAATGATCCTGCCAAATATGGTTGGTTTAACTTTGGCAGTTCACAACGGTCGTCAACACGTGCCTGTGTTGGTTAACGAAGAGATGGTTGGTCACAAGCTGGGTGAGTTCGCTGTAACTCGTCTGTACCGTGGCCACGTAGCAGATAAGAAAGCTAAGCGCTAA
- the rplV gene encoding 50S ribosomal protein L22, with protein MEVAAKLRGAGMSAQKARLVADQIRGKSVEEALDLLTFSTKKGAALIKKVLESAVANAEHNEGADVDELKVSTIFVDEGLTMKRIRPRAKGRADRILKRTCHITVKVADQ; from the coding sequence ATGGAAGTAGCAGCTAAATTACGCGGCGCTGGCATGTCAGCGCAGAAAGCGCGCTTGGTTGCAGACCAAATTCGTGGTAAATCGGTAGAAGAAGCCTTAGATTTGCTGACTTTCAGCACTAAAAAAGGTGCCGCCCTTATCAAGAAGGTCTTGGAGTCAGCCGTAGCAAACGCAGAGCACAACGAAGGTGCAGATGTGGATGAGCTGAAAGTGTCTACGATTTTCGTAGATGAAGGTTTAACCATGAAACGTATCAGGCCGCGTGCAAAAGGTCGTGCAGACCGAATTTTGAAACGCACTTGTCACATTACCGTTAAAGTAGCGGATCAATAA
- the rpsC gene encoding 30S ribosomal protein S3: protein MGQKVHPTGIRLGIVKKHTSTWYAGKAEYADKLNQDLQVRKYIQNALAHASVSRIDIERPANTARVTIHTARPGIVIGKKGEDVEKLRTELTKQMGVPVHINIEEIRKPDLDAALAAQSVAQQLERRVMFRRAMKRTVQNAMRQGAEGVKVQVGGRLGGAEIARSEWYREGRVPLHTLRADIDYATAEASTTYGIIGVKVWIFKGEIIGGIEEVEANQKKKGSK, encoded by the coding sequence ATGGGTCAGAAAGTACATCCAACAGGTATTCGACTTGGTATTGTCAAAAAGCATACATCTACATGGTATGCCGGCAAAGCTGAGTATGCAGACAAGTTGAATCAAGATTTGCAGGTACGCAAATATATTCAAAACGCTTTGGCGCACGCATCTGTGAGCCGTATCGATATCGAGCGTCCTGCGAACACTGCACGTGTGACTATTCACACTGCTCGTCCAGGTATCGTAATTGGTAAAAAAGGCGAAGATGTTGAAAAACTACGCACTGAGCTAACTAAGCAAATGGGCGTTCCTGTTCATATCAACATCGAAGAAATTCGTAAACCAGACTTAGATGCTGCCTTGGCTGCTCAAAGTGTGGCTCAGCAGTTAGAGCGTCGTGTTATGTTCCGTCGCGCTATGAAGCGCACAGTTCAAAATGCAATGCGTCAAGGTGCTGAGGGCGTTAAAGTTCAGGTTGGTGGTCGTTTGGGCGGTGCTGAAATCGCACGTTCCGAATGGTACCGCGAAGGTCGTGTACCTTTGCACACTCTCCGTGCTGATATTGACTACGCAACTGCAGAAGCTTCAACCACTTACGGCATCATTGGCGTAAAAGTTTGGATCTTCAAAGGCGAGATCATTGGCGGTATCGAAGAAGTTGAAGCCAATCAGAAAAAGAAAGGCTCTAAGTAA
- the rplP gene encoding 50S ribosomal protein L16 codes for MLQPKRTKFRKQQKGRNRGLAHRGSKVSFGEFALKATGRGRITARQIEAARRAMTRHVKRGGKIWIRVFPDKPITEKPLEVRQGKGKGNVEYWVCQIQPGKVLYEMEGVSEELAREAFTLAAAKLPVTTTFVKRSVM; via the coding sequence ATGCTGCAACCGAAGCGTACAAAATTTCGCAAGCAACAAAAAGGGCGAAACCGTGGACTGGCGCATCGTGGCTCAAAGGTTAGCTTTGGTGAGTTCGCGCTCAAGGCTACCGGGCGTGGACGAATTACTGCTCGTCAAATCGAAGCAGCCCGTCGTGCGATGACTCGTCATGTTAAACGTGGTGGAAAAATTTGGATTCGAGTTTTTCCAGACAAACCTATTACTGAGAAGCCTCTTGAGGTTCGTCAAGGTAAGGGTAAAGGTAATGTTGAGTACTGGGTGTGTCAAATCCAGCCAGGAAAAGTACTTTACGAAATGGAAGGTGTTTCTGAAGAATTAGCTCGTGAAGCTTTCACGCTAGCTGCTGCGAAACTACCTGTGACTACAACTTTTGTTAAACGATCGGTGATGTAA
- the rpmC gene encoding 50S ribosomal protein L29, whose product MKAEDLNKKSVEELKAELLSQLEGQFKFRMQKSTGQLTQTHLLKQTRRDIARIETVLRQKAGNKA is encoded by the coding sequence ATGAAAGCTGAAGATCTCAACAAAAAATCTGTTGAAGAGTTGAAAGCAGAGCTGCTATCCCAATTGGAGGGACAGTTTAAGTTCCGTATGCAGAAATCAACTGGTCAGTTAACTCAAACGCATTTGTTGAAGCAGACTCGACGCGACATCGCTCGTATCGAAACTGTTCTTCGTCAAAAAGCGGGCAACAAAGCGTAG
- the rpsQ gene encoding 30S ribosomal protein S17 — MTEAKKLVRTLTGKVVSDKMEKSIVVLIERRVKHPVYGKYVSKSTKMKAHDEANDCKIGDTVTIAESRPLSKTKSWTLVKIEERATQI, encoded by the coding sequence ATGACTGAAGCAAAAAAATTGGTACGTACGCTAACAGGTAAAGTTGTTAGCGACAAAATGGAAAAGTCTATCGTTGTTCTGATCGAGCGTCGAGTGAAGCACCCCGTTTACGGCAAGTACGTGAGTAAATCTACTAAGATGAAAGCGCACGACGAAGCGAACGATTGCAAAATTGGCGATACCGTAACCATCGCTGAGTCTCGTCCTCTATCGAAAACAAAGTCTTGGACTTTGGTTAAAATCGAAGAGCGAGCTACCCAGATATAA
- the rplN gene encoding 50S ribosomal protein L14: MIQTQSYLDVADNSGARRVMCIKVLGGSHRRYAGVGDIIKVTVKEAIPRGKVKKGQVMNAVVVRTKKGVRRADGSLIRFDDNAAVILNAQNAPVGTRIFGPVTRELRGEKFMKIISLAPEVL, encoded by the coding sequence ATGATTCAAACGCAAAGCTATTTGGATGTGGCCGACAACAGTGGTGCCCGTCGAGTGATGTGTATCAAGGTATTGGGCGGTTCACACCGTCGTTATGCCGGTGTAGGCGACATCATTAAAGTTACCGTAAAAGAAGCAATTCCTCGCGGTAAAGTTAAAAAAGGCCAGGTAATGAATGCTGTTGTTGTACGCACCAAAAAAGGTGTACGCCGCGCAGATGGGTCTTTGATTCGCTTCGACGATAATGCTGCAGTGATACTGAATGCTCAGAATGCACCTGTAGGGACCCGTATTTTTGGGCCAGTAACTCGTGAGCTTCGCGGTGAGAAGTTCATGAAGATTATCTCTTTGGCACCAGAAGTACTTTAA
- the rplX gene encoding 50S ribosomal protein L24: MRKIKRNDEVIVITGKDKGKRGKVNRVLSDDRLIVSGVQIIKKHQKPNPQMGIAGGIIEKEAPIQASNVAIFNPATNKADRVGFKLQEDGNKIRVFKSNGEAIDA, from the coding sequence ATGCGTAAAATTAAACGTAATGACGAAGTGATAGTTATCACGGGTAAAGACAAAGGGAAACGCGGTAAAGTTAATCGTGTATTGTCTGATGATCGCTTGATTGTTTCTGGTGTTCAAATCATCAAGAAGCACCAAAAACCAAATCCGCAAATGGGTATAGCGGGTGGAATCATCGAAAAAGAAGCGCCAATACAAGCTTCAAACGTAGCCATTTTTAACCCAGCCACCAACAAAGCAGATCGCGTTGGTTTCAAGCTGCAGGAAGACGGCAACAAGATTAGAGTTTTCAAGTCCAATGGCGAAGCTATTGACGCATAA
- the rplE gene encoding 50S ribosomal protein L5, which produces MARLKEIYKKEIAPKLLKDLELKNPMEIPRITKITLNMGVGEALADKKVLENAVSDLEKIAGQKAVVTRARKSIAGFKVREGWPIGCKVTLRSDRMYEFLDRLISISIPRIRDFRGISPKQFDGRGNFSMGVSEQIIFPEIDYDKIDKLRGLDICISTTARNNDEGRALLKAFNFPFKG; this is translated from the coding sequence ATGGCTAGGCTTAAAGAAATATACAAGAAAGAAATCGCTCCGAAACTTCTTAAAGATTTGGAGCTTAAGAATCCGATGGAGATTCCTCGCATTACTAAAATCACCCTAAACATGGGTGTTGGTGAGGCTCTTGCGGATAAAAAAGTTTTAGAGAACGCAGTAAGCGACCTAGAGAAAATCGCAGGTCAAAAAGCTGTTGTTACTCGTGCAAGAAAATCTATCGCGGGCTTTAAAGTTCGTGAAGGTTGGCCGATTGGTTGTAAAGTAACTTTGCGCAGCGACAGAATGTATGAGTTTCTTGATCGTTTGATCAGTATCTCCATTCCTCGTATTCGTGACTTCCGTGGTATTAGTCCGAAGCAGTTCGACGGACGCGGTAACTTTTCAATGGGCGTGAGTGAGCAAATCATATTCCCAGAGATCGATTACGATAAAATCGATAAGCTGCGTGGTTTGGACATTTGTATTTCAACAACAGCTCGCAACAATGACGAAGGTCGTGCATTGTTAAAAGCGTTTAACTTCCCGTTTAAAGGGTAG
- the rpsN gene encoding 30S ribosomal protein S14 produces MAKKSMIARETKRAKTVEKYAAKRAELKAIINNHESSDDQIWEAQLKLQKLPRDASPSRQQRRCRITGRPHAVYRKFGLCRNKLREAAMRGDVPGLVKASW; encoded by the coding sequence ATGGCTAAGAAGTCAATGATAGCTCGCGAAACAAAGCGTGCAAAAACAGTTGAAAAGTACGCTGCAAAGCGCGCTGAACTAAAAGCAATCATCAATAATCACGAGTCTTCCGACGATCAGATCTGGGAAGCACAATTGAAGTTGCAAAAGTTACCTCGCGATGCGAGTCCCAGTCGTCAGCAACGTCGCTGTCGTATTACAGGTCGTCCGCACGCCGTTTATCGCAAGTTCGGCTTATGCCGTAACAAATTGCGTGAAGCTGCCATGCGTGGTGATGTGCCAGGTCTAGTTAAGGCTAGCTGGTAG
- the rpsH gene encoding 30S ribosomal protein S8, with amino-acid sequence MSMQDPIADMLTRIRNAQQVGKTSVTMPSSKLKKSIAGVLKEEGYVGEFSVNDAAKAELTVELKYFEGKPVIAELDRVSRPGLRSYVGKDELPSVRGGLGIAIVSTSKGVMTDRAARAAGVGGEILCTVF; translated from the coding sequence ATGAGTATGCAAGACCCTATAGCCGATATGTTGACTCGCATTCGTAATGCGCAGCAAGTAGGCAAAACATCAGTAACCATGCCGTCTTCTAAGTTAAAAAAGAGCATCGCTGGTGTTCTTAAAGAAGAAGGTTATGTTGGAGAGTTCTCTGTAAACGACGCTGCTAAAGCTGAGTTAACAGTAGAGCTTAAGTATTTTGAAGGTAAGCCAGTTATTGCTGAGTTAGATCGTGTTAGCCGTCCAGGTTTACGCTCTTACGTTGGCAAAGACGAACTACCTTCAGTTCGTGGCGGGTTGGGCATTGCTATTGTTTCAACCAGTAAGGGTGTTATGACCGACCGTGCTGCTCGCGCTGCAGGAGTTGGTGGTGAGATTCTCTGTACTGTCTTCTAA
- the rplF gene encoding 50S ribosomal protein L6, whose product MSRVANNPVQLPSGVQVDLKGSDLSVKGSKGAMSLSVHSSVAVVQEDNVLTFAAKDGAKSSKAMAGTVRSLVNNMVTGVSVGFEKKLQLVGVGYRTKVTGNVLNLTLGFSHPVDYVLPEGVTAETPTQTEIVLKCSDKQLLGQVAAEIRAFRPPEPYKGKGVRYADENVRRKEAKKK is encoded by the coding sequence ATGTCACGTGTTGCAAATAATCCAGTACAGTTGCCTTCTGGAGTACAGGTCGACCTTAAAGGTAGTGACCTGTCTGTTAAAGGCAGTAAAGGCGCTATGTCTTTATCAGTTCACAGTAGCGTTGCCGTCGTACAAGAAGACAACGTACTTACTTTTGCTGCTAAAGATGGGGCCAAGAGCTCTAAGGCAATGGCTGGTACTGTACGCTCATTGGTAAATAACATGGTTACCGGTGTAAGCGTTGGTTTTGAGAAAAAATTACAGTTGGTCGGTGTTGGTTACCGGACAAAAGTAACGGGCAATGTTTTAAACCTAACTTTAGGTTTCTCTCACCCAGTAGATTATGTATTGCCTGAAGGTGTAACAGCTGAAACACCAACTCAGACTGAAATCGTTCTGAAATGTTCTGATAAACAGTTGTTGGGTCAAGTTGCTGCAGAAATCAGAGCTTTCCGTCCACCAGAGCCATACAAAGGCAAGGGTGTTCGCTATGCTGACGAGAACGTTCGTCGTAAAGAAGCGAAGAAAAAGTAA
- the rplR gene encoding 50S ribosomal protein L18 yields MNAKKQSRIRRARRARAKMKELGVSRLCVNRTPRHIYAQVISAEGDRVVASASTLDKDLRSGSTGNRDAASAVGKLIAERAKAAGVSTVAFDRSGFKYHGRVKALADAAREGGLEF; encoded by the coding sequence ATGAACGCTAAGAAACAGTCAAGAATACGTCGCGCGCGACGAGCTCGAGCAAAAATGAAAGAGCTCGGTGTGAGCCGTCTTTGCGTTAATAGAACTCCGCGTCACATATACGCACAGGTTATCTCCGCTGAGGGTGATCGTGTAGTGGCGAGTGCTTCTACGTTAGACAAAGATCTACGTAGTGGTTCTACGGGTAATAGAGACGCTGCTTCTGCAGTTGGTAAATTGATAGCAGAGCGAGCAAAGGCTGCTGGTGTTAGTACCGTTGCATTTGATCGCAGTGGTTTCAAATACCATGGTCGAGTAAAAGCGCTTGCAGATGCTGCACGTGAAGGCGGATTGGAATTCTAA